A stretch of DNA from Natrinema halophilum:
CACTAGATTTTTGCCGGCCGACACCGTCCTCCCGGTATCGTCGAATGGATTCGGTAACGGTACTCACCGCCGGCCACGTAAACTGGGACGTGACCCTTCGCGTCGACAGGCTCCCCGAAGCCGACGGTGAGGCGTCGATCCGCTCGCAGCGCCAGTCCGGTGGGGGCAGCGCAGCCAACGTTGCCTCTGCACTCGCTGGCCTCGGCGTCGAGACCGAACTGATCGGCAGCGTCGGCGATGACGACAACGGCCTGCTCGCACGCCGCGAACTCGAGGCGGCGGGCGTCTCCCTGGATGGCGTACGCGTCGTCGAGGGGGCCGACACGGCCGTCAAGTACCTGCTCGTCGACGAGAGGGGGGAAGTCGCGATACTCGGTAACGACGGCGTCAACGAGGCCATCACGCCGGATGACCTCGAGCCCGAACGTATCCGCGGGGCCGACCACGTCCACCTCACAGGACAGCGCCCAGACACCGCGGCTGCGATTGCGCGAATCGCCACGGAGGACGGATTGTCGATCAGCTTCGATCCGGGTCGTCGACTCGCCGATCGGGATTTCGGCGGGGCTCTCGGACTCGCCGACGTCATTTTCGTCACCGATCGGGAAGCCACGGCGCTGCTCGGGGACGGCCGAGCCGACGAGACGGCCGAGGGTCAAATCGTGGTCGTCACCTGCGGGGCCGACGGCGCGGAAGCGTACACGCCTGACGGTGCCGTCGTTCACCCGGGATTCGATATTAACCCGGTCGATACGGCCGGTGCGGGCGACGCGTTCGCCGCTGGATTTCTCTCGACGTGGCTCGACAGTGGCGATATCGCCCATTCACTGGCGTACGGAAATGCCTGCGGTGCGCTCACAGCGAGCAGGAACGGCGCGCGGAGCGCACCGACGTTCGACGCGGTCGAGGACCTGCTCAGGTAGCGATCGTGACCAGAACCTATTTATCGGTTAGTCAACGCCGATAGCGTATCGCAGTCGTGCGGTTCTCACCCCTTGCTGTCTGACGGTAGTTATATGGGATGGGCCGTTGCTCACTCAGATAGACAGTCACAGTATCGTGGCTGAGAGACATGACGGAAGGAAGGGTAAACCAGTCCAATGGATGTGGCTTCAGACGTCGCATCCAGTACGAACGACGTGCGGACGAACCGCCGAGTATCGCCGCTGCGATGGCGCTGGCTCAGTATTTCGGTGACGACGTTACCGCGGCCAGCACGCAGCTATACGACTACATCGATCCGGAGGCGCTCGACAGCCTCTTCGCGGAGACGAACCGCGGCGGGTCCCGAGCGAAAGGAACCGTCGAATTCGAAATAGAGAACGCGGTGGTCACGGTCCGACCCGGCCGCGTTGAAGTGCGTCCGAACGGATAGTCGACGGTTGAACGCGGGGAACGGGGTGGCGTCGATATCGGCGATGCGCCTCGACCCTTCCTCGAACCTTTTTTCTCACCGCCCGCGGAACGCGACGGTATGGCGACGCAGCCACACCTACTGGTAGACGACGGCGATCTGACGGATATCGCACTCATTCCGGGCGATCCGGGGCGGGTCGATCGCATCGCCGATCACTGTGACGAGTCGGAAACGATAGCGCGTAACCGCGAGTACAAGGTCGTCAACGCCACGTATGAGGGACGAGAATTGACGATTTGCTCGACCGGAATCGGCTGTCCATCGGCCGCCATCGCGATCGAAGAGATGGCAAACGTCGGCGTCGAGACGTTCGTCCGCGTCGGGACGACCGGCGCGCTCCAGTCGGAGATAGAAATCGGTGACATGATCGTCGCGACCGGGGCCGCAAAGAACGAGGGGACGAGCAAACGGTACGAGGCCGTCGAGTATCCCGCCGTGCCGAACTACGACGTGCTGTCTGCGCTGGTCGACTCCGCACACGCAAACGACGAGGATGTCCACGTGGGGCCGATCGCCTCCGACGACGCCTATTACGCCGAGACCGACGCGGCCGTCGACGACTGGGAAGCCGCCGGTTTGCTGGCGGTCGAGATGGAGGCCGCCGCGGTCTTTACGCTCGCTCGCCGCAGAGGATTGCGTGCCGGTGCGATCTGTACCGTCGACGGAAACCTCGTCGAAGGGACCCAGAAAGGGACCGACACCGAGGACGAGGAACTCCCGGACAAAGCCAAAAACAACGTCGGCCGAGCCATCGATATCGCTCTCGAGGCCGCGACGGGCTTGTAGGCGACAGCGATCGTTCACGAGCAGTTGGCACCACCCACTGCCATCATCTGTTTGCTCTCGAAAATAGTACGAAATCGACTACGAATGACGATCGGTACACCCTTCTCAGCTGTCTCTTCGAGAACGTGATACTGTCACCGCATTCGCGCCTGTGGGTGTCGCCATCACGTCTGCGGTAGGAGGGACCGCCGCATATGCAGTTCGTTGGATGGGGTGGCTGCTTCAGTATGCTCGGCCGTGCGCCCGTCGTCTTCGGCTCCCTGTCGGTAAACCAGACCGGACGAAATCATTCTTCGACCAACTGCTCGGCGAGTACCATCGTCCGGTCGGTCAGCGTCTCGGTCGTCTGGGAGGCCCCCCGAAGGGTCTCGTTGATCGTCTCGAATAGTCGGTCGAACGCCAGGGTCCCGTCGTCTTGCTCCCAATCGACTGTCTGATGGGCGACGAGCCCGCAGGTCGAGCACGTTTCGTCTTCGGCCTCCTCGAGGGAGGCAAAACAGCCGTGACAGCGACCGTGGCCGGTAGCGACCGTTTCGCTCGCCGCGACGACCTCGCGAAGGGTCCGTTGTAACTGAGTCGACGTTTCCGAAAACGCAGCGAGCGCGGACCGAACGGTGGGATCCACGGCTGACTCGAGGGTGGCGAGACGGTCGAGACGAGCGTCGACGATGTCGAGCGCAAGCAGGACGTCGCGTCGAGCGCGTTGGTACTCGGCGACTGGGGTCTCGAGGTCGGCGGGCGTCTCGTCGTCGACGGCGGCCTCGAGCGTATCTGGAAGTGACGTCGCGACCGACGCGAAGTCCGCGACGTCGGAGATCGTCGCACCCTGGACCTGCGTGGTCTCACGGACGAGATGAAACAGGTCGTCAGTGGCGTCAGGCTCCGTCGAAGGCGAGTTCTCAAGCGGGGCTAAACACTCCGTACAGACGGTTACGACCCCGCTTTCGTGTACATCGCCCTCGAGAGGGATATTGCCGACAGGATAGGTCCGGAGGCTCGTCAGATCGTCGTCGACGACGCCGCAGTGTCGACAGGAAAACGCATCGCGCTCGAAGATGAACTCCCGGTCACCATACCGATCGGGTGAAGTCACGAGCGAGCGAAGGCAGCGCGCCGACAAAAACGCACCGGCTATTCAGACGGTCTGCTTCCGCCGATCGATCGAGCGACGGTGGCCGTCGGTCTCCAGGAGCTGGCACGAAATACTAATTCGCGGCCGTCGTACCGACGATATGGTCGACGCACCTGACGATGCTGACAGAGGATCGGAGTCGAGCGCGAACGAGTTCGACCTCGAGCGCGCCTACGACCGCGAGGAACTCGCCGCCGTCCTCGGGGAGTTCGCGACCGCGTTCGAGACCGGGCGACCCATTCGCCTGCGCGGTGACGGGCGAACGGTCAGAATCGACCTCCCGCAGCGTCTCACCGCCGCGTTCGAGGCGGAGCGTGATCCGACGCTGGAGCCGCCAGTCGCCGAACTGGAACTGGAATTCGCCTGGGA
This window harbors:
- a CDS encoding carbohydrate kinase family protein, which translates into the protein MDSVTVLTAGHVNWDVTLRVDRLPEADGEASIRSQRQSGGGSAANVASALAGLGVETELIGSVGDDDNGLLARRELEAAGVSLDGVRVVEGADTAVKYLLVDERGEVAILGNDGVNEAITPDDLEPERIRGADHVHLTGQRPDTAAAIARIATEDGLSISFDPGRRLADRDFGGALGLADVIFVTDREATALLGDGRADETAEGQIVVVTCGADGAEAYTPDGAVVHPGFDINPVDTAGAGDAFAAGFLSTWLDSGDIAHSLAYGNACGALTASRNGARSAPTFDAVEDLLR
- a CDS encoding nucleoside phosphorylase, whose product is MATQPHLLVDDGDLTDIALIPGDPGRVDRIADHCDESETIARNREYKVVNATYEGRELTICSTGIGCPSAAIAIEEMANVGVETFVRVGTTGALQSEIEIGDMIVATGAAKNEGTSKRYEAVEYPAVPNYDVLSALVDSAHANDEDVHVGPIASDDAYYAETDAAVDDWEAAGLLAVEMEAAAVFTLARRRGLRAGAICTVDGNLVEGTQKGTDTEDEELPDKAKNNVGRAIDIALEAATGL
- a CDS encoding HNH endonuclease, yielding MTSPDRYGDREFIFERDAFSCRHCGVVDDDLTSLRTYPVGNIPLEGDVHESGVVTVCTECLAPLENSPSTEPDATDDLFHLVRETTQVQGATISDVADFASVATSLPDTLEAAVDDETPADLETPVAEYQRARRDVLLALDIVDARLDRLATLESAVDPTVRSALAAFSETSTQLQRTLREVVAASETVATGHGRCHGCFASLEEAEDETCSTCGLVAHQTVDWEQDDGTLAFDRLFETINETLRGASQTTETLTDRTMVLAEQLVEE
- a CDS encoding HalOD1 output domain-containing protein codes for the protein MTEGRVNQSNGCGFRRRIQYERRADEPPSIAAAMALAQYFGDDVTAASTQLYDYIDPEALDSLFAETNRGGSRAKGTVEFEIENAVVTVRPGRVEVRPNG